The nucleotide window GCAAGTGGTGTGAATTCTGAAACAGGCACGATAAACAGTCCTGGTTTGATACCTATTTTTTCTGCATTTGCTTTATCGTCAGCACCAATATCAATTAATAAATTTTTTGGATCAGTAGGTTTGCTACGTTCTGCTTCTGATAACAAATGTGGTGGAACAGATGCAACCACGCCAATTACTGGACCATTCGGCGCCATTACTTGCACTCTTTGTGCTTGTAAGACTTGCGGATTCCAACCACCAATCGTTTGAAAGCGGATCATCCCATTTTCGGTGATTTGCGTAACCATAAAACCAACTTCATCCATATGCCCCGCAACGAGCACTCGCGGACCATCTGTAGCCCCATGACGCACACCAAAAATCCCGCCTAATCCATCTTGAATTATTTCATCTGAAACAGGCTCAAGCTCTTTTCGCATAAAAGCACGAATCCGATGCTCATCACCTGAAGTTCCTTGTAATTCTGTTAATTCTTTAAACATCGCTAACGTTTCTTTTTCCATTAATAATCATCTCTTTCCGTCTGAAATCTCTTTTATTATAGCAAATAATCCGCATTCGCGCTTGGAATGCTTGCTAAAATTTCGAAAGCGCGTTCAAAAAAACTTTTATAATCAAAAATTTGTAGTATAATGATTAAAAGAGATGCGTGTAGTAGCTTTTATTATGCCATTTTTTAAAAAGTATAGGAAAACACTAGGGAGGCAAAACAATGAACTGGAAGGCTTTCATTGCCGGCGTTGGAGCAGGTGCAGCAGCTGGACACCTTGTTTATCATTATTTACTAACCGATAAAACAATTTCAGGTGACGTTATTTTAGAAAACGTGAAAAACGCATTCAAGCAAGACGGACCAATTGAGGGTTCATGGATTCAACTAAAAAAACAACACTACAAAAAATTTGCGATTGACACGTTTGTTTATCACGGTGGCATCACATGTATCCGTGAAGGCGAGAAAAAACAATTCGAATTTATTGCAGATGCTAATACCGGAACAATTATTGATGTATACTTAGCTTAATAGCTTTGAACAAATAAAAAAGAGATTCTCTCCTATCACAAGTAGAGAATCTCTTTTTTGTATTATTTCATTTCTTTCCATATAGCAATCATTTCATAAGCGACATCTCGTAACGTATAAGTTGTCATAAATTGATCTTCCGCATGCATAAACAAAATAGAAATTTGCACGTCTCCACCGTCTGCTTCTTTTTGAATTAATTGGACATGATTTTTATGCCCTTCACTTAGAAATTCATTTGCTTCGTCTATTTTCAGATAGGCTTCATCAAATTTTCTTTCTCTTCCTAATCTCATTGCTTCAATAAGACAACTTCTCGCGGCTCCAACTGAGCTAATTATTTGAAATGACGCCAGTTCCATACCTTCCATTTTGCGTTAACCTCCTACGATCGTTACTTGACCGACTATAGTTGTATCAGAACTTCCGCCAACGAAAATCTGTATACCGCCTGCCTCTATCTCATATTTGTTATTGATAGACCACACTTCGAAAGCCTCTTTGGTTAGTTCGAGTGTCACATCTATCTTTTCTTTTGGTTCGATTCGAATTTTTTTAAAGGCTTTTAGTTCTTTCTTTCTACGAGTTATGCTGGACTCCATATCATGAATATAAAGTTGCACCACTTCTTCCCCCGCTATTTCAGAAGTATTTTCCACCGTCACTTTAACAGCGACTGTTTCTCCCGCGAGCAAGGAGGACAAAGAAATCTGTTCTTGTTTAATCACTAAATTCCGGTAAGAAAACTCACTATAACTTAACCCATAACCAAATGGGTAAAGCGGCTTTCCAGTTAAATCAAAGTAGTCTTCTTTGTATTCCACTGCTTTTTGATTGTAATAAACAGGAATTTGCCCAGAAGACACAGGAATGCTAACCGGTAATTTACCAGACGGATTATATTTACCAACTAACACTTCTGCTATTGCTGTCCCACCAACACTCCCAGGATAAAAAGCCGTGAGTAGTGCATCTGCTTCTTTGCTGATTTCAGGAATAGCAATTGGTCGCCCTTGAATCATCACTACAATCACTGGTTTTTTTGTGCGTTTCATCGCTCGAAATAACGCTAGCTGCACTTCTGGAAGAGCGATATCCGCAACGTCCACATTTTCACCAGCATCCATATTCGGACCTTTAGAACTAACAGCTCCATTACTCTGAAATTCCATATTAAAATTTCGCGCACTAGAACCACCAAGAACTAACACAATCGCATCCGCTTTTCCCGCTAGTTCTTCCGCTTTTGAAATCCCCCCAGCTACCGCTTCACGAATGTCTGAACCTTTTTCCAAAAGAAGTTCCCATTCTTTTGGAACGATACTTTTTAAGCCAGCTAGAACAGTGACACAATCCTCTTTGTTTTGCGGGGCAGTATAATCTCCGAGTTGGTTATAGAGCGTATCCGCATTCGGGCCAACAATGGCAAGTCTTTTCCGTTTTCCTTTTAGCGGCAGGGTCATTGCATCGTTTTTCAGCAAACAAATCCCTTCTCTAGCAGCTTGTAAATTTAGCTTTTTCCAGTTAGCAGAAGCTGCTGGGACCTTTTCCTCTACATATGGATTTTCGAACAATCCTAATTGAAACTTCACTTGTAGAATTCGCCGTACAGCTTGGTCAACAATCGTTTCATTCAGAATCCCTGCTGCTACACTCTCTTCTAAAAACGGGAAAACTTCATCCCATAAACTTAAATCAACACCTGCTTCAATTGCCATTTTTGCTGCTTTTTTAGGATCCGGGTTTAATTTCAGCAAACGATCTAAAGCACATCCATCTGCCATCACGATGCCACCAAAGCCCATTTCTTCTCGTAAAATGGTTGTTAACAATTCTTTGTTTGCATGACAAGGAACGCCATCAATTTCATTGTATGCTGCCATAACACCTAGTGCACCTTTTGTAATACCAGCACGTAATGGTTCTAAGAAAATTTCTCTTAGTTCTCTTACACCGATAGAAACTGGGCCTGAATTATGACCGCCTACTGGTTCTCCTTGCGCGGCAAAATGTTTTAAAACAACAGCAATTTTCCCACTTTTTTGGAAGCCTTCTGTTATCGCGGCGGTTAATTCTGCAGCGAGATATGGATCTTCACCATAACATTCTTCCGCCCGCCCCCAACGAGGATCACGAAGAATATCTAAAGCCGAAGCAAGCGCTAAATGGACGCCTTTATCAGAAATTTCTTCGGCAATCGCCTCTGCTACTTGTTGTTGCAATTCAGGATGGAAAGATGCTGCTCGCGCTAAATTTACTGGATAAGACTCACTGTCAAGCGCTTGGTGACCGTGCGGAACTTCTTCCGCTAATAAAACCGGAACTCCAAGTCTAGTATTCTCCATCACATAGCGTTGCACCATATTAGCAACTTTAGCAGAATTAGCTCGCGAGATTCCGGTTTCTTTATTCATTTTTGACCACGGATCCGCTCGGAATAGACCGTATAAAGCACCTATCCCTTCAAAACGAGCTACTTCCTCTTTAAATTTATCCGTAATTTGAAACACATCACCATTTCTCGAAAAAGCATCCCAGCCATACATCCGCTGATTGAGTTGCCCGCATTTTTCTGCAAGCGTCATTCGGGAAAGCAAGTCTTCCACGCGATCATTGGTAGATTTTGTTGCATCTAAATAAATAGCCATTTTCTTTCCTCCTTGCAAGTTGTTACATTTAGCTAAGTAAACCAAGTGCTACATCTAATACTTTTTCTCCGTTCATCCGTCCATAATCTATCACATCAATGACTGTAACTGGAATAGTTCCTTCTACCACATCAGTAACTTTATCTTTCATATAACTAACTTGTGGTCCAAGCAAAATCACATCTGCTTTGCGCCAATTTTTTTCAAAATCCGTTTCAGAAATTGCCCAAATCGTTACTTCTAATTCACGTTCTTCGGCAATCCGTTCCATTTTTCGAACGAGGACACTTGTAGACATCCCTGCATTGCACATCAACATAATATTTTTCATTTATTCGTCCTCCTACTCTGCTTTTACACGATCATTAGCTTTTAAAAATGGTAGATACAGAAGTACACAAACGCCGATTAAAAAGATTTGGAATACTGCCGCTCGCCAGTCTCCACCAGTCGCAAGAAATCCTGATGCCACGACAGGTGTTGTCCACGGAACCATCACAACCACTTCAGAAATCATATGAAGTTTTGTAGCTAAATAAGCAAGTCCTAGACAGAGCGGAGTAGAGATAATAAATGGAATCATTAAACTTATGTTATAAACAATCGGTAGCCCGAACACAACTGGTTCATTAATGTTGAACAACCCAGGAGCAGATGATAATGTAGCAATCTCACGGTAATCTTTACGTTTCGACCAAATAAAGATGGCAATTAATAGAGCAATTGTATTTCCACCACCACCCATAACACCAAAGATATCACGGAAAGTCGTATTAATAATATGTGGAATTTCTGTATGATTTGCAAACGCCGTCATATTTTCTTGCATATTAGCAAGTAATACTGGATCCATAATCGGCCCTAGTATACCACTTCCAGCAATCCCGATAGAATAAAGCATTTGAGAGATTGTCATTAAAGCAAGGAATCCAGGCACGCTCGTAACAAGGAATGTTAATGGTTTCTGAATAAGCGTACTAATAAGTGCATACAAATTCAAACTAAATAATGTAGCTACTAAGAATGAAATAAATGCGAAAATAAGGACGGTTAACATTGTCGGAATAAGCACATTAAATGATTTAATAACCGCTGGAGGAACACTATCTCCAGAAATCCGAATTTTCATCTTTTCACTTTTAGAAAGACGGATAAAAACTTCTGTCGATAGCAGCGCAGTTACAATACCAACAAACATCCCCGCGGAACCCATTAACGAGAGCGGTAATACCCCTGTAACTTCAACTGCTTTCTCCAAACCTAATGGAACAACTTCAGAAACAGCTGGAACAAATATAACGATAAGCGCAATGGTCATCAATGCTGGAGCAAATGGATTTTCAAACTTTCGATTTTGTGCCAGAAAATAAGAAACGGATGCTCCAATTAAAATAGTTATAATACCAAGTGTTCCATTAACAATACTATTACCTAAATTTTGCCATGTAGTAAGTGTTTCAGAATTAATAATTGCCGACATAAAACCATCCGGCTTGATAATGACGTTATTAATTAAAACCATAAAACCCGCTAACATAATAAAAGGTAAAATTGTAGCAAAGGCATCACGCATAGACTTCAAATGGATTTGATTTCCAAGCTTCTGCGATAACCAACTTAATTTCTCGATGAATTTTTTCAATTTCTTAAACCTCCTTAGATATTACAATAATTGTAGCGCTTTCTTTTCAGTAAATAAATCCAGTCTTTTTCCCCATTAACTTAGTAGATGCGGAAATAAAGAAAACAAGCTCCTGTTTTAATTTAAAAAAAGAGCTTGTTATGTTTTATTTAGTTAAACTGTTTGCAATACGCGCATAAAGCTTTCAAAATCAGTTACTCGTTTTAACTCTCCCATTACTTTGGGATTTTCCACTAAATCACTAATCAGTGTGTACAGAGTCGCCAGTCGTTTCTGTTCTTCATTTTTCACTGCTAGCATAAAAACCACTTGTGCACGCTTTTCTCCGTTCCAGTCTACCCCGGCTGGGCAAATGCACACTGCGATAACTGTTTCTAGCACTTCCGCCTCTACTGGATGTGGCGCAGCTAGCCCATTCCCTAAATAAGTCGGCACAATTTCTTCTCGCTCCATAAGCGATGGTAAATAATCCTCCCCAACTAGCCGTTTTCCCTCCAAAACTCCTGCTAAATCCGCGAGAATTTCCACTTTGCTCGTTTTATGACTAATGATAAATAGTCCTTCACGAAATATTTTTTCTAATTCTATTTGATTTTCCGTTTCATCATGTTTCATTAACAAAGAAATATTCTGAACATCTTCTTTTGTTAAAAATGGCGATACTTGAATGACCGGGTGCAATTTGGTTTGAAGGGGCACAGTCGAAATCACAAAATCACATGTAGTTGCCGCTGTCTTGTAATCTTTAAATGAGTATACGCCCACAATTTCCAAACTACTCGAGAATTGTTTTCGCACTTTTGATTCTAGTAATTGCGATGTTCCGAGTCCTGAGGCACAAACAATTAACACTTTTTGCTTATGGTGTACAAATTCTTTATCTAGACCATATAAAAAATGAATTGCTAAATAGCCTGCCTCCGCTTCATTCACATCCGTTTTTAGTTCCGTCTCTAAAACTTCTTTCGCGACCAAACCAAGCTCAAACGCAAACGGATAGTTTTCTTTCAGATTTTCCAAGTAAGGATTTTGAATATTCATCTTAAATTTAATTCGATTGATGGCCGGCTTTAAGTGAAGCGCGATATTCGAAACCATCTTTTGGTCCTGCCGAAAGTCATATCCATAGAGCCGTTTAATCTGCTCTAATATTTTATCGACAATGATATATTCGCGATAATTATTGAAATCACTTTTCCAGTTTTTTGCACTTAAATGTAATAAAATATAAGAAATTTCACTTTCAGGAAAATGGATTTTTTCCGCAAGCTCAATCTCTTTCATAATGTTTTGGGCTGCACGTAATTCCGGCATGCTGAACTCGATATCTTCCAAGTCTGTTGCCGTGA belongs to Listeria ivanovii subsp. ivanovii and includes:
- a CDS encoding PTS sugar transporter subunit IIB, which translates into the protein MKNIMLMCNAGMSTSVLVRKMERIAEERELEVTIWAISETDFEKNWRKADVILLGPQVSYMKDKVTDVVEGTIPVTVIDVIDYGRMNGEKVLDVALGLLS
- a CDS encoding PTS lactose/cellobiose transporter subunit IIA codes for the protein MEGMELASFQIISSVGAARSCLIEAMRLGRERKFDEAYLKIDEANEFLSEGHKNHVQLIQKEADGGDVQISILFMHAEDQFMTTYTLRDVAYEMIAIWKEMK
- a CDS encoding PepSY domain-containing protein, translating into MNWKAFIAGVGAGAAAGHLVYHYLLTDKTISGDVILENVKNAFKQDGPIEGSWIQLKKQHYKKFAIDTFVYHGGITCIREGEKKQFEFIADANTGTIIDVYLA
- a CDS encoding PTS sugar transporter subunit IIC, with product MKKFIEKLSWLSQKLGNQIHLKSMRDAFATILPFIMLAGFMVLINNVIIKPDGFMSAIINSETLTTWQNLGNSIVNGTLGIITILIGASVSYFLAQNRKFENPFAPALMTIALIVIFVPAVSEVVPLGLEKAVEVTGVLPLSLMGSAGMFVGIVTALLSTEVFIRLSKSEKMKIRISGDSVPPAVIKSFNVLIPTMLTVLIFAFISFLVATLFSLNLYALISTLIQKPLTFLVTSVPGFLALMTISQMLYSIGIAGSGILGPIMDPVLLANMQENMTAFANHTEIPHIINTTFRDIFGVMGGGGNTIALLIAIFIWSKRKDYREIATLSSAPGLFNINEPVVFGLPIVYNISLMIPFIISTPLCLGLAYLATKLHMISEVVVMVPWTTPVVASGFLATGGDWRAAVFQIFLIGVCVLLYLPFLKANDRVKAE
- a CDS encoding BglG family transcription antiterminator; the protein is MSGFQLLLPRWQKIIHMLYLRMSFISGRELGEALAVTPRTIRNDIKAINPLLQVDGNQIESLPGVGYRLIIEDEKALQEALLDNTTGQTNMNIVPMFAEDRANYIIRYLLLKNDYVKLETLAEELFVSKSTINSDILEVKEKLTNYSLSVEKRAGYGIRISGTELAIRFCYSRYLLAESATPLITETERNFFQDVSLEKMLEIVVSNIAKYNIHMTDISVKNLIIHIAIAVSRVKDNCYITATDLEDIEFSMPELRAAQNIMKEIELAEKIHFPESEISYILLHLSAKNWKSDFNNYREYIIVDKILEQIKRLYGYDFRQDQKMVSNIALHLKPAINRIKFKMNIQNPYLENLKENYPFAFELGLVAKEVLETELKTDVNEAEAGYLAIHFLYGLDKEFVHHKQKVLIVCASGLGTSQLLESKVRKQFSSSLEIVGVYSFKDYKTAATTCDFVISTVPLQTKLHPVIQVSPFLTKEDVQNISLLMKHDETENQIELEKIFREGLFIISHKTSKVEILADLAGVLEGKRLVGEDYLPSLMEREEIVPTYLGNGLAAPHPVEAEVLETVIAVCICPAGVDWNGEKRAQVVFMLAVKNEEQKRLATLYTLISDLVENPKVMGELKRVTDFESFMRVLQTV
- a CDS encoding glycoside hydrolase family 3 N-terminal domain-containing protein — protein: MAIYLDATKSTNDRVEDLLSRMTLAEKCGQLNQRMYGWDAFSRNGDVFQITDKFKEEVARFEGIGALYGLFRADPWSKMNKETGISRANSAKVANMVQRYVMENTRLGVPVLLAEEVPHGHQALDSESYPVNLARAASFHPELQQQVAEAIAEEISDKGVHLALASALDILRDPRWGRAEECYGEDPYLAAELTAAITEGFQKSGKIAVVLKHFAAQGEPVGGHNSGPVSIGVRELREIFLEPLRAGITKGALGVMAAYNEIDGVPCHANKELLTTILREEMGFGGIVMADGCALDRLLKLNPDPKKAAKMAIEAGVDLSLWDEVFPFLEESVAAGILNETIVDQAVRRILQVKFQLGLFENPYVEEKVPAASANWKKLNLQAAREGICLLKNDAMTLPLKGKRKRLAIVGPNADTLYNQLGDYTAPQNKEDCVTVLAGLKSIVPKEWELLLEKGSDIREAVAGGISKAEELAGKADAIVLVLGGSSARNFNMEFQSNGAVSSKGPNMDAGENVDVADIALPEVQLALFRAMKRTKKPVIVVMIQGRPIAIPEISKEADALLTAFYPGSVGGTAIAEVLVGKYNPSGKLPVSIPVSSGQIPVYYNQKAVEYKEDYFDLTGKPLYPFGYGLSYSEFSYRNLVIKQEQISLSSLLAGETVAVKVTVENTSEIAGEEVVQLYIHDMESSITRRKKELKAFKKIRIEPKEKIDVTLELTKEAFEVWSINNKYEIEAGGIQIFVGGSSDTTIVGQVTIVGG